The Blastococcus sp. HT6-4 genome window below encodes:
- a CDS encoding sugar ABC transporter substrate-binding protein, whose amino-acid sequence MAAPKRLLALALAGPLLLSACTTDSSEDGSGQAGSGGDAGGGDLAVAVVTHGSAGDAFWDVVQNGAVAAGEDLGIEVDYQSDGDPQRQAQLIEAAVNRGVDGLVVSMANPDALQESIEAAVGAGIGVVTINSGGERSTEFGAIGHVGQDERIAGLGAGRRLAEEGATSVLCVIHEPGNVGLEQRCSGADEGFGGSFDTLQVDINDLTGAQSAITSQLQGTTGIDAVLTLNSAVAGVAVEAAADAGSDAQVATFDLNEDVISGIQDGDIAFAVDQQQYTQGYLPVVMLKLYAENLNTVGGGQPVLTGPGIVDADNVDAIADLASAGTR is encoded by the coding sequence ATGGCCGCACCCAAGCGACTGCTGGCACTGGCCCTGGCCGGGCCCCTGCTCCTCTCGGCCTGCACCACGGACTCGAGCGAGGACGGCTCCGGCCAGGCCGGCAGCGGGGGTGACGCCGGTGGTGGTGACCTCGCCGTCGCGGTCGTCACGCACGGCTCCGCCGGTGACGCCTTCTGGGATGTAGTCCAGAACGGCGCCGTGGCGGCCGGTGAGGACCTCGGCATCGAGGTCGACTACCAGAGCGACGGCGACCCGCAGCGGCAGGCGCAGCTCATCGAGGCCGCGGTCAACCGCGGCGTGGACGGCCTCGTGGTCTCGATGGCCAACCCCGATGCGCTCCAGGAGTCGATCGAGGCGGCGGTCGGGGCGGGGATCGGCGTGGTCACCATCAACTCCGGCGGTGAGCGGTCGACGGAGTTCGGCGCCATCGGCCACGTCGGCCAGGACGAGCGGATCGCGGGGCTGGGCGCCGGTCGGCGGCTCGCCGAGGAGGGCGCCACCAGCGTGCTGTGCGTGATCCACGAGCCCGGCAACGTGGGCCTCGAGCAGCGTTGCTCCGGCGCGGACGAGGGCTTCGGCGGCTCGTTCGACACGCTCCAGGTCGACATCAACGACCTCACCGGCGCCCAGTCGGCGATCACCTCGCAGCTGCAGGGCACGACGGGCATCGACGCGGTGCTCACGCTCAACTCGGCGGTCGCGGGCGTGGCCGTGGAGGCCGCGGCGGATGCCGGGTCGGACGCGCAGGTGGCCACCTTCGACCTGAACGAGGACGTCATCAGCGGCATCCAGGACGGCGACATCGCCTTCGCCGTCGACCAGCAGCAGTACACGCAGGGCTACCTGCCGGTCGTGATGCTCAAGCTGTACGCCGAGAACCTGAACACGGTCGGCGGGGGGCAGCCGGTGCTGACCGGGCCCGGGATCGTGGACGCGGACAACGTCGACGCGATCGCCGACCTGGCCTCGGCCGGCACCCGCTGA
- a CDS encoding Glu/Leu/Phe/Val dehydrogenase dimerization domain-containing protein — protein MDVLGSGHEQVVFCSDPESGLRAVIAIHSTALGPALGGTRFYPYAGEEAAVADALRLSAAMSYKNSLAGLDLGGGKAVIIGDPRTDKTEALLRAYGRFVESLGGRYLTACDVGTFNADLDVVARETRFAHGRSEAYGGCGDSSVLTAYGVFQGMRAAAQHCWGSPSLAGRTVAVAGVGKVGSWLVGHLVDDGADVVVTDVDPGAVERLRARHPAVRAVPDTAALVRTPHDVYAPCALGGALDEETVSVLPARVVCGGANNQLATPEMAERLRAREILYAPDFLVNAGGVIQVEDERHGFSFARAQAKASGIHDVALRVFALADAEGISPAVAAERLAEERIRSVGRLATIRLPR, from the coding sequence GTGGACGTCCTGGGTTCCGGTCATGAGCAGGTCGTGTTCTGCAGCGACCCCGAGTCGGGGTTGCGGGCGGTCATCGCCATCCACTCCACGGCCCTGGGGCCGGCGCTGGGGGGCACGCGGTTCTATCCCTACGCCGGCGAGGAGGCCGCCGTCGCCGACGCGCTGCGACTCTCGGCCGCCATGTCGTACAAGAACAGCCTCGCCGGACTGGACCTCGGCGGCGGGAAGGCCGTGATCATCGGCGACCCACGCACTGACAAGACCGAGGCGCTGCTGCGCGCATACGGCCGGTTCGTCGAGTCGCTGGGTGGCCGGTACCTCACCGCGTGCGACGTCGGGACGTTCAACGCCGACCTCGACGTGGTCGCCCGGGAGACCCGGTTCGCGCACGGCCGGTCGGAGGCCTACGGCGGGTGCGGCGACTCCTCCGTGCTGACCGCCTACGGCGTCTTCCAGGGCATGCGGGCGGCCGCCCAGCACTGCTGGGGCTCGCCGTCGCTCGCCGGGCGCACGGTGGCCGTGGCGGGTGTGGGCAAGGTCGGCTCGTGGCTGGTGGGCCACCTGGTGGACGACGGCGCCGACGTCGTCGTCACCGACGTGGATCCGGGCGCCGTGGAGCGCCTGCGAGCCCGGCACCCCGCCGTGCGCGCCGTCCCGGACACCGCCGCGCTGGTGCGCACCCCGCACGACGTCTACGCGCCGTGCGCACTGGGCGGCGCCCTCGACGAGGAGACGGTCTCGGTCCTGCCCGCGCGGGTGGTCTGCGGCGGGGCGAACAACCAGCTGGCCACCCCGGAGATGGCCGAGCGGCTCCGCGCCCGGGAGATCCTCTACGCCCCGGACTTCCTGGTGAACGCCGGCGGCGTGATCCAGGTCGAGGACGAGCGGCACGGCTTCTCCTTCGCCCGTGCTCAGGCCAAGGCCTCGGGCATCCACGACGTCGCCCTGCGGGTGTTCGCGCTCGCCGACGCCGAGGGGATCTCCCCCGCCGTGGCGGCCGAGCGGCTGGCCGAGGAGCGGATCCGATCGGTCGGCCGACTGGCCACGATCCGGCTGCCCCGCTGA
- a CDS encoding DUF3073 domain-containing protein, with protein MGRGRAKAKQTRVARELKYSSPNTDLTALQRELAGSSSSPYAAPSAANDDEDDEDEYADRWADDDSDDDWAASR; from the coding sequence ATGGGGCGCGGCCGAGCGAAGGCCAAGCAGACACGCGTGGCCCGTGAGCTCAAGTACAGCTCACCCAACACCGACCTCACCGCGTTGCAGCGGGAGTTGGCCGGTTCGTCGTCGTCGCCGTACGCCGCGCCCAGCGCGGCGAACGACGACGAGGACGACGAGGACGAGTACGCCGACCGCTGGGCGGACGACGACTCGGACGACGACTGGGCGGCCAGCCGCTGA
- the purM gene encoding phosphoribosylformylglycinamidine cyclo-ligase encodes MSETFTYAASGVDIDAGERAVTLMRAAVERTNRPEVVGGLGGFAGLFALDTAKYRKPLLASSTDGVGTKIALARQLDRHDTVGIDLVAMVVDDLVACGAEPLFLQDYVACGKVVPERIAAIVTGIAAGCTQAGAALVGGETAEHGDLMDADEYDLAATAVGVVEADAVLGPERVRAGDVVVAMASSGFHSNGYSLVRRVVASAGLDLTGTPAGLDRPLGDELLEPTRIYALDCLALVERLGVEGVHAYAHITGGGLAGNTARVVPDGLQAVLDRGTWALPAAVRLMEEHGVPRVESERAFNCGVGMVAAVAPDRAEEAVTFLTSRGVPAWIAGSVRERPAGDAPAAELTGAYR; translated from the coding sequence GTGAGCGAGACGTTCACCTACGCCGCCTCCGGTGTCGACATCGACGCCGGTGAGCGCGCCGTCACGCTGATGCGGGCGGCCGTGGAGCGCACCAACCGGCCGGAGGTCGTCGGCGGCCTGGGCGGGTTCGCCGGGCTGTTCGCCCTCGACACGGCGAAGTACCGGAAGCCGTTGCTGGCCTCCTCCACCGACGGGGTCGGGACCAAGATCGCGCTGGCCCGCCAGCTGGACCGGCACGACACCGTGGGCATCGACCTGGTGGCGATGGTCGTGGACGACCTGGTGGCCTGCGGCGCGGAGCCGCTGTTCCTCCAGGACTACGTGGCCTGCGGGAAGGTCGTCCCCGAGCGGATCGCGGCCATCGTCACCGGCATCGCGGCCGGCTGCACCCAGGCCGGGGCGGCGCTCGTGGGCGGGGAGACCGCGGAGCACGGCGACCTCATGGACGCCGACGAGTACGACCTCGCCGCCACGGCGGTGGGTGTGGTGGAGGCCGACGCCGTCCTCGGCCCCGAGCGGGTGCGCGCGGGCGACGTCGTCGTGGCCATGGCGTCGTCGGGCTTCCACTCCAACGGCTACTCGCTGGTGCGCCGCGTGGTCGCGTCGGCGGGGCTGGACCTGACCGGGACCCCGGCGGGGCTGGACCGCCCACTGGGTGACGAGCTGCTGGAGCCCACCCGCATCTACGCGCTCGACTGCCTGGCGCTCGTCGAGCGGCTGGGCGTCGAAGGCGTGCACGCCTACGCGCACATCACCGGCGGCGGGCTGGCCGGCAACACCGCCCGGGTGGTCCCCGACGGGCTTCAGGCGGTCCTGGACCGCGGCACCTGGGCGCTGCCGGCCGCGGTGCGCCTCATGGAGGAGCACGGGGTGCCGCGGGTGGAGTCCGAGCGCGCCTTCAACTGCGGCGTCGGCATGGTCGCCGCCGTCGCCCCGGACCGGGCGGAGGAAGCCGTGACGTTTCTCACGTCCCGCGGGGTGCCCGCCTGGATCGCCGGCAGCGTGCGCGAGCGCCCCGCCGGCGACGCTCCCGCCGCGGAGCTCACCGGCGCCTACCGCTGA
- the purF gene encoding amidophosphoribosyltransferase: protein MPRGDGRLTHDLDPQSPGPQDACGVFGVWAPGEEVAKLTYFGLYALQHRGQEAAGIAVSDGVSVVVYKDLGLVSQVFDEPTLGSLRGHLAVGHARYSTTGASTWENAQPTFRTTEAGTGLALCHNGNLVNTAELASRAADAGVPGAFVATNDSDLVTALIAARPDLSVEAAAMEVLPQLRGAFSLTFMDEDTLYAARDPQGVRPLVLGRLERGWVVASETAALDIVGASVVREVEPGELIAIDENGLRSQHFAPADPKGCVFEYVYLARPDTTISGRGVHAARVEIGRRLAAEHPAEADLVIPVPESGVPAAVGYAEASGIPYGLGLVKNSYVGRTFIQPSQTIRQLGIRLKLNPLRDVIRGKRLVVVDDSIVRGNTQRALIRMLREAGAVEVHVRIASPPVKWPCFYGIDFASRAELIANGLDVDGVRASINADSLGYVSEQGLIAATEQPVNRLCTACFTGEYPIDLGEPEVLGKHVLEGIGQRAVSGWTGQQAGSAIVPGGAEDALRRP, encoded by the coding sequence GTGCCTCGCGGTGATGGACGGCTGACGCACGACCTCGATCCCCAGTCCCCCGGACCTCAGGATGCCTGCGGCGTCTTCGGTGTCTGGGCGCCAGGGGAGGAGGTCGCGAAGCTGACCTATTTCGGTCTGTACGCCCTCCAGCACCGCGGTCAGGAGGCGGCGGGCATCGCGGTGTCCGACGGCGTCTCCGTCGTCGTCTACAAGGATCTCGGCCTGGTGAGCCAGGTCTTCGACGAACCGACCCTCGGCAGCCTGCGCGGCCACCTGGCGGTCGGCCACGCCCGGTACTCCACCACGGGGGCCTCCACCTGGGAGAACGCCCAGCCCACGTTCCGCACCACCGAGGCCGGCACCGGCCTGGCGCTGTGCCACAACGGCAACCTGGTGAACACCGCGGAGCTGGCCAGCAGAGCCGCCGACGCCGGGGTGCCGGGTGCCTTCGTGGCCACCAACGACTCCGATCTGGTCACCGCGCTCATCGCGGCCCGCCCCGACCTCTCGGTCGAGGCCGCCGCGATGGAGGTGCTGCCGCAGCTGCGCGGTGCGTTCAGCCTCACCTTCATGGACGAGGACACCCTCTACGCCGCACGCGACCCGCAGGGCGTGCGGCCGCTGGTGCTCGGCCGCCTGGAGCGCGGCTGGGTCGTGGCCAGCGAGACGGCGGCGCTCGACATCGTCGGGGCCTCGGTGGTGCGCGAGGTCGAGCCCGGTGAGCTGATCGCCATCGACGAGAACGGCCTGCGCAGCCAGCACTTCGCCCCCGCCGACCCCAAGGGCTGCGTCTTCGAGTACGTCTACCTCGCCCGCCCCGACACCACGATCTCCGGGCGCGGGGTGCACGCCGCCCGCGTCGAGATCGGCCGGCGGCTGGCCGCCGAGCACCCGGCCGAGGCCGACCTGGTCATCCCGGTCCCCGAGTCCGGCGTCCCGGCCGCGGTCGGGTACGCCGAGGCATCGGGCATCCCCTACGGGCTGGGTCTGGTCAAGAACTCCTACGTCGGCCGCACGTTCATCCAGCCCAGCCAGACCATCCGGCAGCTGGGCATCCGGCTCAAGCTGAACCCCCTGCGCGACGTCATCCGCGGCAAGAGGCTGGTCGTCGTCGACGACTCGATCGTGCGCGGCAACACCCAGCGGGCGCTGATCCGGATGCTGCGCGAGGCGGGGGCGGTGGAGGTGCACGTGCGGATCGCCTCCCCCCCGGTCAAGTGGCCGTGCTTCTACGGGATCGACTTCGCCAGCCGGGCCGAGCTCATCGCCAACGGCCTGGACGTCGACGGCGTCCGCGCCTCGATCAACGCCGACTCGCTGGGCTACGTCTCCGAGCAGGGCCTGATCGCCGCCACCGAGCAGCCGGTCAACCGGCTGTGCACGGCCTGCTTCACCGGTGAGTACCCGATCGACCTCGGCGAGCCCGAGGTGCTCGGCAAGCACGTGCTGGAGGGCATCGGCCAGCGCGCCGTGAGCGGCTGGACCGGGCAGCAGGCCGGCAGCGCGATCGTGCCCGGTGGCGCCGAGGACGCGCTGAGGCGGCCGTGA
- a CDS encoding MBL fold metallo-hydrolase encodes MSGPRIDKVVVPGVFSLDGQDFDVENNVWLVGNDDEVLVIDAPHDPAPIVETIGGRRVTAIVLTHGHNDHITAAPALREATGAPIWFNSADRMLWDMTHPDTAPDEDLQAGTRFDVAGTRLVALHTPGHSPGSTCLHAADLRTVFTGDTLFCGGPGATGRSFTDHPTIVNSIRAQLLSLHGDTVVKTGHGDDTTIAAELSNVR; translated from the coding sequence GTGAGCGGCCCGCGCATCGACAAGGTCGTCGTCCCGGGCGTCTTCTCCCTGGACGGGCAGGACTTCGACGTCGAGAACAACGTGTGGCTCGTCGGGAACGACGACGAGGTGCTGGTGATCGACGCCCCGCACGACCCCGCCCCGATCGTCGAGACGATCGGCGGCCGACGGGTCACCGCGATCGTCCTGACCCACGGCCACAACGACCACATCACCGCCGCGCCCGCCCTGCGCGAGGCCACCGGCGCCCCGATCTGGTTCAACAGCGCCGACCGGATGCTCTGGGACATGACGCACCCGGACACCGCGCCCGACGAGGACCTGCAGGCCGGAACCCGGTTCGACGTCGCCGGCACCCGGCTCGTGGCCCTGCACACGCCGGGCCACTCGCCGGGCAGCACGTGCCTTCACGCGGCGGACCTGCGCACGGTCTTCACCGGCGACACGCTGTTCTGCGGCGGGCCGGGCGCCACCGGCCGCAGTTTCACCGACCACCCGACGATCGTGAACTCGATCCGGGCGCAGCTGCTCAGCCTGCACGGCGACACCGTCGTGAAGACCGGGCACGGCGACGACACGACGATCGCCGCGGAGCTGTCGAACGTCCGCTGA
- a CDS encoding S-(hydroxymethyl)mycothiol dehydrogenase, whose amino-acid sequence MAYEVRGVVARGKGQPVSVETIVVPDPGPGEAVVDVQACGVCHTDLHYREGGINDDFPFLLGHEAAGVVSAVGEGVTNVAVGDYVVLNWRAVCGECRACRKGELQYCFNTHNAAQKMTLTDGTELSPALGIGAFAEKTLVHSGQCTKVDPAAPPTSAGLLGCGVMAGVGAAINTGGVQRGETVAVFGCGGVGDAAIAGAKLAGATTIIAVDIEDRKLEWAKQFGATHTVNSKETDAVEAIKALTGGFGVDVAIDAVGHPKVFEQAFYARDLAGRVVMVGVPTPGMEVTLPAIEIFGRGGSIKSSWYGDCLPSRDFPMLVDLYLQGRFDLDAFVSETIGLGDVEKAFEKMHHGEVLRSVVVFDK is encoded by the coding sequence ATGGCATACGAGGTGCGTGGGGTCGTGGCCCGCGGCAAGGGGCAGCCGGTCAGCGTCGAGACGATCGTGGTGCCGGACCCGGGGCCGGGGGAGGCCGTGGTCGACGTGCAGGCCTGCGGGGTCTGCCACACCGACCTGCACTACCGCGAGGGTGGCATCAACGACGACTTCCCGTTCCTGCTCGGTCACGAGGCGGCCGGGGTGGTGTCGGCCGTCGGTGAGGGCGTCACCAACGTCGCCGTCGGCGACTACGTGGTCCTCAACTGGCGGGCGGTGTGCGGCGAGTGCCGCGCCTGCCGCAAGGGTGAGCTGCAGTACTGCTTCAACACCCACAACGCGGCGCAGAAGATGACCCTCACCGACGGCACCGAGCTCTCCCCGGCCCTGGGCATCGGCGCCTTCGCCGAGAAGACCCTGGTCCACTCCGGCCAGTGCACGAAGGTCGACCCCGCCGCGCCCCCGACGTCCGCCGGCCTGCTCGGTTGCGGCGTGATGGCCGGCGTCGGCGCCGCGATCAACACCGGCGGCGTGCAGCGCGGCGAGACCGTGGCCGTGTTCGGCTGCGGCGGCGTCGGTGACGCCGCGATCGCCGGGGCCAAGCTCGCCGGGGCGACGACGATCATCGCCGTCGACATCGAGGACCGGAAGCTCGAGTGGGCGAAGCAGTTCGGCGCCACCCACACGGTGAACTCGAAGGAGACCGACGCCGTCGAGGCGATCAAGGCGCTCACCGGCGGCTTCGGTGTGGACGTCGCGATCGACGCCGTCGGTCACCCGAAGGTGTTCGAGCAGGCCTTCTACGCCCGCGACCTCGCGGGCCGGGTGGTCATGGTCGGCGTCCCGACGCCGGGCATGGAGGTCACCCTGCCGGCGATCGAGATCTTCGGCCGGGGTGGATCGATCAAGTCCTCCTGGTACGGCGACTGCCTGCCCAGCCGCGACTTCCCGATGCTCGTCGACCTCTACCTGCAGGGCCGCTTCGACCTGGACGCCTTCGTTTCCGAGACGATCGGGCTGGGCGACGTCGAGAAGGCGTTCGAGAAGATGCACCACGGCGAGGTGCTGCGCTCCGTGGTGGTGTTCGACAAGTGA
- a CDS encoding OFA family MFS transporter, translating into MAVPGFLARERIIARPGFNRWLIPPAALAVHLSIGQAYATSVYKVALVEHFDTGLTQIGIIFSIAIVMLGLSAAVFGTWVDKNGPRAAMFASAVFWVSGFLVGSLGIYTNQLWLLYLGYGFLGGIGLGIGYISPVSTLIKWFPDRPGLATGMAIMGFGGGALIASPLSRQLMNWYDPNYDPAVAGTVPSGNAVAGLFLTLGLIYLVFMMFGAFIIRVPAANWRPHGFDPATVKSKSLVTTENVSANNAIKTPQFWLLWTVLFCNVTAGIGILEQAAPMIQDFFRTGETSAVLAAAAAGFVGLLSLFNMAGRFVWSSTSDYIGRKPIYMVYLGVGLILYVLLATIGSTATWIFVVLAAVIISFYGGGFATVPAYLRDLFGTYQVGAIHGRLLTAWAAAGVVGPLIINGVLDARGTPGQLVAADYRPALFIMVGLLAVGFVANLLIKPVAEKWWEPKPTDVPTAASTTGDRSLTR; encoded by the coding sequence GTGGCAGTTCCCGGCTTCCTGGCGCGCGAGCGGATCATCGCCCGCCCAGGATTCAACCGCTGGCTGATCCCGCCGGCGGCCCTCGCCGTGCACCTGAGCATCGGCCAGGCCTACGCGACCAGTGTCTACAAGGTGGCCCTCGTCGAGCACTTCGACACGGGCCTCACCCAGATCGGGATCATCTTCTCGATCGCCATCGTGATGCTTGGCCTCTCGGCCGCCGTCTTCGGCACCTGGGTGGACAAGAACGGCCCCCGCGCCGCGATGTTCGCCTCGGCCGTCTTCTGGGTCAGCGGCTTCCTCGTCGGCTCGCTCGGCATCTACACCAACCAGCTGTGGCTGCTCTACCTCGGCTACGGGTTCCTCGGCGGCATCGGCCTGGGCATCGGCTACATCTCGCCGGTCTCCACGCTGATCAAGTGGTTCCCCGACCGCCCGGGTCTGGCCACCGGCATGGCGATCATGGGGTTCGGTGGCGGTGCGCTCATCGCCTCGCCGCTGTCCCGCCAGCTGATGAACTGGTACGACCCGAACTACGACCCCGCCGTCGCCGGCACCGTCCCCAGCGGCAACGCCGTCGCGGGCCTGTTCCTGACCCTCGGGCTCATCTACCTGGTCTTCATGATGTTCGGCGCCTTCATCATCCGGGTGCCCGCCGCCAACTGGCGCCCCCACGGGTTCGACCCGGCCACGGTGAAGTCCAAGTCGCTGGTGACCACCGAGAACGTCTCCGCGAACAACGCCATCAAGACGCCGCAGTTCTGGCTGCTCTGGACGGTGCTGTTCTGCAACGTGACCGCGGGCATCGGCATCCTCGAGCAGGCCGCGCCGATGATCCAGGACTTCTTCCGCACCGGTGAGACCTCCGCGGTCCTCGCCGCGGCGGCCGCCGGCTTCGTCGGCCTGCTGTCGCTGTTCAACATGGCCGGCCGGTTCGTGTGGTCCTCGACCTCGGACTACATCGGTCGCAAGCCGATCTACATGGTCTACCTGGGCGTCGGCCTGATCCTGTACGTCCTGCTGGCCACCATCGGCAGCACGGCCACGTGGATCTTCGTCGTCCTCGCCGCGGTCATCATCTCCTTCTACGGAGGTGGCTTCGCGACCGTCCCGGCCTACCTGCGCGACCTCTTCGGCACCTACCAGGTCGGCGCCATCCACGGCCGGCTGCTGACCGCGTGGGCGGCCGCGGGCGTCGTCGGTCCGCTGATCATCAACGGCGTCCTCGACGCCCGCGGTACGCCGGGTCAGCTGGTGGCCGCCGACTACCGGCCGGCGCTGTTCATCATGGTCGGCCTCCTGGCCGTCGGCTTCGTCGCCAACCTGCTGATCAAGCCGGTCGCCGAGAAGTGGTGGGAGCCCAAGCCCACCGACGTCCCCACCGCCGCATCCACGACCGGAGACCGGAGCCTGACCCGATGA
- a CDS encoding sterol carrier family protein, protein MPAVGPIPAEELRAVLEPVRPWLEGEAEQPPRAVVGAAVKTTARWLAQQVPGRAVELRVPPHVAVQCIEGPRHTRGTPPNVVETDAATWLGLATGSVTWDEALAGGRVSASGNRADLSAHLPLRPLR, encoded by the coding sequence ATGCCGGCGGTCGGCCCCATCCCGGCCGAGGAGCTCCGTGCGGTGCTCGAGCCGGTGCGCCCCTGGCTCGAGGGGGAGGCCGAGCAGCCGCCCCGCGCGGTCGTCGGCGCCGCGGTGAAGACGACGGCGCGCTGGCTGGCCCAGCAGGTACCGGGCCGCGCGGTGGAGCTGCGGGTGCCCCCGCACGTCGCCGTCCAGTGCATCGAGGGGCCCCGGCACACCCGAGGCACCCCGCCGAACGTCGTCGAGACCGATGCCGCGACGTGGCTGGGGCTGGCCACCGGGTCGGTCACCTGGGACGAGGCGCTGGCCGGGGGCAGGGTCTCCGCCAGCGGCAACCGCGCCGACCTCTCCGCCCACCTGCCGCTGCGCCCCCTCCGCTGA